A section of the Oscarella lobularis chromosome 15, ooOscLobu1.1, whole genome shotgun sequence genome encodes:
- the LOC136196162 gene encoding U6 snRNA-associated Sm-like protein LSm7, translating into MAQFGDKKKKETILEFTKFVDKVVRVKFLGGREVSGILKGFDPLINLVLDDATEYLRDSEDLSRLSDETRSLGLIVCRGPTVIALCPADSMEQIANPFLQQETS; encoded by the exons ATGGCGCAG TTTGGcgataaaaagaaaaaggaaacgattcTGGAATTTACGAAGTTCGTAGACAAAGTCGTTCGCGTAAAATTTCTCGGAGGACGCGAAG TTTCTGGTATCCTAAAGGGATTCGACCCACTCATCAATTTAGTTCTAGATGACGCGACCGAATATTTGCGAG ATAGCGAGGATTTGTCTCGATTGAGCGATGAAACGCGATCATTGGGATTAATTGTGTGTCGTGGTCCAACTGTTATTGCTCTGTGTCCAGCTGATTCAATGGAACAAATTGCTAATCCATTTTTGCAACAAGAAACTTCGTGA
- the LOC136196160 gene encoding chromatin target of PRMT1 protein-like encodes MNRRVTSGDQQSMAPTGRLVLKTKTSMTLNDRFNRVAQVRAKQRQEVRESAQKARFAAQTSRRPGLTFTPSRGGRASGRSRGVLRGSGRGIVGGGRGRATLRGRGRGRSQSLGPGRGGGGRGRSSSFIRGGTRGGRGGRGARGGARGGRGTTTKGRISSRGGRGRGRGRGRGNDVSRETLDAELETYMAAGDGDEEMTEA; translated from the exons atgAATCGGCGAGTAACGTCGGGCGATCAACAATCGATGGCTCCAACGGGTCGACTCGTactcaaaacgaaaacgtcgatgaCGCTAAACGATCG atTCAATCGCGTCGCTCAAGTTCGCGCCAAACAACGCCAGGAAGTGCGCGAATCGGCGCAAAAAGCTCGTTTTGCCGCTCAAACTAGTCGAAGACCAGGTTTAACATTTACTCCGTCTCGCGGTGGACGGGCAAGTGGACGATCGAGAGGAGTTTTACGTGGCAGCGGTCGTGGAATCGTTGGAGGGGGGCGGGGACGTGCAACGTTACGCgggcgtgggcgtggtcgcaGTCAGTCATTGGGACcgggaagaggaggaggaggaagaggcaGATCATCTTCATTTATTCGTGGAGGAACACGAGGAGGtagaggaggaagaggagcacGTGGAGGAGCAcgtggaggaagaggaacgacgacaaaaggGAGAATATCTAGTCGTGGTGGGCGTGGTAGAGGCAGGGGGCGTGGTCGTGGAAATGACGTTTCCAGGGAGACTTTAGACGCTGAACTTGAAACCTATATGGCTGCAGGAGATGGCGATGAAGAAATGACTGAAGCTTAA
- the LOC136196159 gene encoding large ribosomal subunit protein uL4-like, whose amino-acid sequence MNFLRCGIRLLNGGGEAFSSAFRLSSRRFFSAVIAPQQNVQISHTEISPPIEIYVEKLTSDEKEGPVFLDSFVFGAPPRLDILNRVVLWQRAKRRAGLAKTKNRGEVRGGGRKPWRQKGSGRARQGSIRAPHWRKGGVVHGPVPRSYEYTLPKQVKRMGLRVALSVRLAQNDFHLVDTLQLESHKTKDLLELLEKKGWTNALFVDEEKFERNFQLASSNIEDVDILPTQGLNVYSILLRDKIILSLNAAKTMTSRLQCL is encoded by the exons ATGAACTTTCTTCGGTGCGGAATTAGACTTCTAAATGGCGGCGGagaagcgttttcgtctgCATTTCGTCTATCGAGTCGTCGATTCTTTTCCGCCGTCATCGCTCCTCAACAAAACGTCCAAATCAGCC ATACCGAAATTTCGCCTCCAATCGAAATTTACGTCGAAAAACTGACTtctgacgaaaaagaagggCCCGTATTTCTAgattctttcgttttcggagCTCCGCCTCGTCTCGACATTCTCAATCGCGTCGTTCTGTGGCAACGGGCGAAAAGACGAGCT ggattagcaaaaacgaaaaatcgtgGAGAAGTGAGAGGAGGTGGTCGAAAACCTTGGAGACAAAAAGGATCAGGAAGAGCAAGACAGGGAAGTATTCGAGCTCCTCATTGGAGAAAAG GTGGAGTTGTTCATGGTCCAGTTCCACGATCTTACGAATACACTCTTCCCAAGCAAGTGAAACGTATGGGATTGAGAGTGGCTCTTTCCGTTCGTCTTGCTCAAAATGATTTTCATCTTGTTGATACATTGCAATTAGAATCACATAAGACAAAG GATTTGCTTGAGCTCTTAGAGAAAAAGGGTTGGACCAATGCATTATTTGTTGATGA GGAGAAATTTGAGAGAAACTTTCAATTAGCATCATCAAATATTGAAGATGTGGACATTCTACCAACCCAAG GTCTAAATGTGTATAGCATTTTATTGAGAGACAAAATCATTTTGTCTTTGAATGCTGCaaaaactatgacgtcacgtttacAGTGCCTTTAG
- the LOC136196161 gene encoding AP-3 complex subunit sigma-2-like, which yields MIKAVLVFNNHGKPRLSKFFVRYNEDMQQQIVRETFHLVSKRDDSVCNFLEGGSLIGGSDFRLIYRHYATLYFVFCVDSSESELGILDLIQVFVETLDKCFENVCELDLIFHVDKVHYILQEMVIGGMVLETNMTEVLAHVEAQTKLEKQETTAVSFVKAGMASAPTRAIAAVNTLKAAAPFKR from the exons ATGATCAAGGCTGTTTTGGTGTTCAATAACCACGGGAAACCGCGTCTATCGAAGTTTTTCGTACGCTAC AACGAAGATATGCAACAACAAATCGTTCGAGAAACGTTTCACTTAGTGAGCAAGCGAGACGATTCTGTCTGCAACTTTCTCGAAGGAGGATC TTTGATAGGTGGATCAGATTTTCGGCTAATTTATAGGCATTATGCCACTTTgtatttcgttttttgcgtcgactcgtcggaAAGTGAACTTGGAATCTTGGATCTAATACAA GTATTTGTCGAAACTCTCGACAAATgttttgaaaacgtttgcGAACTCGACTTGATCTTTCACGTTGATAAG GTCCATTACATTCTTCAAGAAATGGTTATAGGAGGAATGGTACTAGAGACAAATATGACGGAAGTTCTCGCTCACGTTGAAGCTCAAACGAAACTTGAGAAACAGGAGACAACAGCCGTCTCATTTGTCAAGGCTGGTATGGCATCTGCTCCAACTCGTGCTATAGCCGCTGTCAATACATTGAAAGCTGCAGCTCCATTCAAACGttga